A region of the Chitinivibrio alkaliphilus ACht1 genome:
AAGTAGCTTAAAGACCATTGCAAATGTCGTTGTAGCCGTCCCCATTCCCCGGGTACTGTTTGTTCTTAATCGTACTGTGGCAAAGGTCGATTCAATAGGGTTAGTGGATCTGATATGCTTCCAGTGTTCTCGCGGATAGCTATAGAACTGAAGCAATACATCTCTGTCTTTCATCAGACATTCAACCGC
Encoded here:
- a CDS encoding transposase, whose protein sequence is AVECLMKDRDVLLQFYSYPREHWKHIRSTNPIESTFATVRLRTNSTRGMGTATTTFAMVFKLLESAQKRWQRVFGYKLIPHVLEGRKYKDGLEVKKAA